A genomic stretch from Hemibagrus wyckioides isolate EC202008001 linkage group LG20, SWU_Hwy_1.0, whole genome shotgun sequence includes:
- the LOC131370644 gene encoding midnolin-like, with the protein MEQHAEARGCTGHGSRSRCSELLHNEHCMHLSIQSTTGTRFELSLPAEETVEGLKRRLSQKLRVSKDRLALLHKDTRLSSGRLQDFGVTDGTKLTLVPSVEAGLMSQVSKPEQSIMQALESLTETQVGDFLSGRSPLTLALRVGDHMMFVQLQLAAQNSGVQQCNTRGPSSTPRNPAMPCGGSSQRPHTPHTPTTAHNNQRASAGHHAHHAHHTQHSYLSPPSSPTLSPGSVHYPHLPTGACSPAPRAATPFQQAECGSSSVSGSSSSWPSRKPGAVIESFVNHAPGVFSGTFSGTLHPNCQDSSGRPRRDISTILQILNDLLSATRHYPGTPPTLAQLRCHTQTPVSPPATPPASPCPPPSPTVMELPSAPVSPLSSSPTSDRPALSHSRIGKLLGEPSRQTENRLTRCKVERLQLLLQQRRLRRRARREPRAPYHWLSERKATRSHSNSSLSSDGSIDLDYDEALWKNEVQADIGSEYVVA; encoded by the exons ATGGAGCAGCACGCAGAGGCGCGAGGCTGCACCGGTCACGGATCGCGATCCAGGTGTTCCGAGCTCCTGCACAACGAGCACTGCATGCATTTGTCCATTCAGTCGACGACAGGCACCCGCTTTGAACTGTCTCTCCCCGCCGAGGAGACGGTAGAGGGGCTGAAGAGGAGGCTTTCACAAAAGCTCCGAGTGTCCAAAGACAGGCTCGCGCTTCTGCACAAAGACAC GAGGCTAAGCTCAGGCCGACTCCAGGATTTTGGGGTTACGGACGGGACTAAGTTGACCCTGGTGCCCTCGGTGGAGGCAGGATTAATG TCTCAGGTCTCCAAACCAGAGCAGTCCATCATGCAGGCGCTGGAGAGCCTGACAGAAACtcag GTTGGTGACTTCCTATCAGGCCGCTCTCCGCTGACGCTTGCCCTTCGTGTTGGGGATCACATGATGTTCGTGCAGCTGCAACTGGCCGCGCAAAACTCCGGGGTCCAGCAGTGCAACACTAGGGGTCCTTCGAGCACACCTAGGAACCCTGCAATGCCCTGTGGGGGAAGCAGTCAGCGCCCACATACTCCACATACTCCAACCACTGCCCACAACAACCAGAGGGCATCAGCTGGACACCATGCCCACCACGCCCACCACACCCAACATTCTTACCTCTCACCCCCCTCCAGTCCTACACTTTCCCCAGGCTCTGTCCATTATCCTCACCTGCCCACAGGTGCCTGTAGCCCAGCCCCCAGAGCAGCCACGCCTTTCCAACAG gctGAGTGTGGGTCTTCAAGTGTAAGCGGGAGCAGCAGCTCATGGCCAAGTCGTAAACCAGGAGCGGTGATAGAGAGCTTTGTGAATCACGCTCCTGGGGTTTTCTCTGGAACCTTCTCAG gCACCCTTCACCCGAACTGTCAGGACAGCAGTGGGCGTCCCCGCCGTGACATTAGCACCATCCTGCAGATCCTCAATGACCTACTGAGTGCCACGCGTCACTACCCGGGCACACCTCCCACCTTGGCCCAACTCCGCTGCCATACTCAGACACCTGTGTCTCCCCCAGCAACACCACCCGCTTCACCGTGCCCACCTCCCTCACCCACTGTCATGGAGCTTCCATCAGCACCTGTGTCACCATTATCATCCTCACCTACCTCAGACAGACCGGCACTGAGCCACAGCCGCATCGGCAAACTGCTGG GAGAGCCCTCCAGGCAGACCGAGAACAGGTTGACGCGCTGTAAGGTGGAACGTTTGCAGTTGTTGCTGCAGCAGAGGAGGCTCCGCAGGCGGGCGAGGAGAGAGCCCCGGGCCCCCTATCACTGGCTGAGCGAGCGCAAAGCCACCCGAAGCCACAGCAACAGCAGCCTGAGCAGCGACGGCTCCATCGACCTGGACTACGACGAGGCGCTCTGGAAGAACGAGGTCCAGGCCGACATCGGCTCCGAGTACGTTGTGGCCTGA